The genomic stretch ATGGGGCAACTGGTTTTTCGAGTGAGGACGTAAAGCTCCCTCCTTTGGCTGGGCCTAATGTCATGAACGTCATATTGGTAGCTGCAGAATGTGCTCCATGGTCGAAAACAGGTAATGTTTCGTAAGCCCAGAATGCGAGATGTCAATGTCCTTTATAAAGACTGAAAATGAAGAATTCTTTTAGGTGGGCTTGGAGATGTTGCTGGGGCTTTACCAAAGGCTTTGGCTCGGCGTGGACACAGGGTCATGGTAATGCTTTTATCTTTTATAATATGAAACTTCTTTCCCAAGTTTTGTTGTTCAGTAATTTCATGGACAATGAGCTGGGAATATAATGAAATGTTAGGCATGGGGATCAAGTCAAACTGACATTTCCAGCATGCATGTTTTATAGACCTCCCATTTGATTTACAATTCTATGACTGCTAAAcccatactctctctctctctctcataggTTGTGGCACCTCGCTATGGTGATTATGCAGAACCCCAAGATTCAGGAGTTCGGAAAGCATATAAAGTTGATGGCCAGGTGTGCAGCATCTGCAGCATTTGATTGTTACTAATATTCTAAGTTCCGAATTAGATACATTTTAACTGCCCGTTATCTAAAAATAACTTACTTTGCAGTATATGGAAGTAGCATATTTCCATGCGTATATTGATGGTGTAGATTGTGTCTTCATTGAATCTGCTGTGTTCCGTCACATGGAGCACAATATATATGGAGGAAAGCGTGAGGTAAGATATTTGTTCTCATTTTAGCTTCAATTGCTTCTCGAGAGGGATAAACAATGTTCGTCTTATTAGATTTATTAGATTACTTTTGCTATGCTATGCAGCAGATTTATCATTAGAGACTAGCGTTGAAGAACCACTACCAATTAAAAGAATGGCTCTGACTTAGTGACACCTTTTTCTCCTGAAAAAATCTGTCAGCTATGTCATTTGTACCCCTTGTTAACAAAGATCTGTTTGCTATTTGTTTATTATTAAGTTTGTCTTGATGGGACTTGGATGGGCTTAGTTTCTTAagtgaaaacaaagtttaggtTGGGTTTCGGATTTTAAATTAGGCCTCGTCTAGCCTGGTGCAGCTCAGTatttatttcttaaaatatatttttcaagAATCAGTTAGAGGAGGAGAGGGAGGGCGTCAAGTAGTTGACAACCGGCATTCCGTTTTCACGTTGAGTCCCTATGGTTAGAATTGATTAGGACTTGCTCATACACACTCAAATCTTAATCTATTTGTGATTAGAAATGAGAAAGTAACTAAAACTAGATAACTTTGTGCATGAAAATTTACAAGATAGGCAGCAGCGGCTTCACAGataaccaaataaataaattgagcCTAAGCGGCTTCTCAACCTTGATGGTGCTCCTTCTGTGATACTTGCTGATTACATTGTTGATTTTGGGTATCATCgatttaaaattataaactcCTTTTGCATTATGGATCACTGTTGTTTTGCATGCCATTTTAATGCAAATTGAGTTACTTTTCTTTGGTTTCATGGTGCAGGATATTTTAAAACGCATGGTGTTATTTTGCAAGGCGGCAGTTGAAGTACACCACCTCACCTCTTTGCGTAGAGTCAAATTAGCAAATGCTCTTTTCCATTTTATCTGCTAAGacgtaataaaaaaaaactggttgCAGGTCCCTTGGCTTGTCCCCTGTGGCGGTGTTTGCTATGGTGATGGAAACTTGGCTTTCATTGCAAATGATTGGCATACTGCATTGTTGCCGGTGTATTTGAAGGCGTATTATCGAGACAATGGTTTAATGATATATACAAGATCCATCCTTGTTATCCATAACATAGCTCACCAGGTTTGTTCCTTTGATAAAGGTCATTTAACTGAAACttattttcaagtcattttatTGTCTGATGGAAACTCAAGCTAAATTTGCATTGTAGGTTAGAAAATAAGCTGATGGTTTCTATACTAGTAGGTTGCTGAGTTTTACTGGTTTATGTAGAAATAGCGGATTAAAACGTGCTTTGGTGGATTGCACACAAATTAGATCGAGTCATTCCATTCTTATATTTAAATGTGAAAACATAAACCGCCCAAAATGTATAAATTGTAAAGATGAGCAAAATCACGTCTTTATCATTCAATTGTTAACTGCAATATTCTGGCTATCAAGTAAGTACAAAACACCATAAGTTGTTTCAAAGGTTTTGAATGTCATCGTAGTATAAAGAATTCTTTGCATGGATTATACTTGTTAAGTTTATCCAGGGTCGGGGGCCAGTAGCTGATTTCTCCTTCGTTGATCTTCCGGGACACTACCTGGACCTTTTCAAAATGTATGACCCTATTGGAGGCGAGCACTTCAATATCTTTGCAGCTGGTCTAAAGACAGCAGACCGTGTGGTTACTGTGAGTCATGGATATGCGTGGGAGCTTAAAACGGTTGACGGTGGTTGGGGATTGCACAGGATCATAAATGAGAATGACTGGAAATTCAGAGGCATTGTTAATGGAATTGACACGGAAGAATGGAATCCACAGTATGATGTTTTCTTGAAATCAGATGGTTACACGAACTACTCCCTGGAAACACTTCAGACTGGCAAGGCTCAGTGTAAGGCAGCCTTACAGAAGGAGCTGGGTTTACCAGTCCGTGAGGATATCCCGGTAATTGGTTTCATTGGGAGGCTGGATCACCAGAAGGGTGTCGATCTCATAGCAGAGGCAATTCCTTGGATGATGGGTCAGGATGTGCAACTAATCATGTTAGGCTCTGGCAGACCTGACCTGGAAGAGATGCTAAGGGCATTTGAACATCAACACCGAGACAAGGTCAGGGGATGGGTTGGGTTTTCTGTACAAACGGCTCACAGGATAACTGCCGGTGCAGACATTTTGCTCATGCCATCAAGATTTGAGCCGTGTGGACTGAACCAACTATATGCTATGAACTATGGGACAATTCCAGTTGTTCATGCTGTTGGTGGACTAAGAGATACCGTGCATCCTTTCAATCCGTATGAGGAGTCAGGACTTGGGTGGACATTTGACAGCGCTGAGGTTGGTAAGCTAATCCACGCATTAGGGAACTGCTTC from Pyrus communis chromosome 7, drPyrComm1.1, whole genome shotgun sequence encodes the following:
- the LOC137739765 gene encoding granule-bound starch synthase 2, chloroplastic/amyloplastic-like — encoded protein: MASIGSLHFIVGTKTDNSVLVHSSTNPRLRFPFFTNRPRSSIEVSGINASANGSAGPARMCRVRINWCTRGKLWRIKPLRAIRKSSAEGEDAGEPEDALQATIEKSKKVLAVQKELLQQISERRKLVSSIQSSDISQEEDEASFEQGNESFLNAESSSSGVDKSVDQIGSIVSSSYEHSTEEKDFETVPSALSGGLDEIEKDHGDALPFDQSPSELESSNHVSKDSSKTEWSDGLPSFLTNPESSMLKDEELVDLKEPSEEEVNDGATGFSSEDVKLPPLAGPNVMNVILVAAECAPWSKTGGLGDVAGALPKALARRGHRVMVVAPRYGDYAEPQDSGVRKAYKVDGQYMEVAYFHAYIDGVDCVFIESAVFRHMEHNIYGGKREDILKRMVLFCKAAVEVPWLVPCGGVCYGDGNLAFIANDWHTALLPVYLKAYYRDNGLMIYTRSILVIHNIAHQGRGPVADFSFVDLPGHYLDLFKMYDPIGGEHFNIFAAGLKTADRVVTVSHGYAWELKTVDGGWGLHRIINENDWKFRGIVNGIDTEEWNPQYDVFLKSDGYTNYSLETLQTGKAQCKAALQKELGLPVREDIPVIGFIGRLDHQKGVDLIAEAIPWMMGQDVQLIMLGSGRPDLEEMLRAFEHQHRDKVRGWVGFSVQTAHRITAGADILLMPSRFEPCGLNQLYAMNYGTIPVVHAVGGLRDTVHPFNPYEESGLGWTFDSAEVGKLIHALGNCFFTYRDYKQSWEGIQRRGMMQDLSWDQAAQNYEEVLVAAKYQW